The Megalops cyprinoides isolate fMegCyp1 chromosome 9, fMegCyp1.pri, whole genome shotgun sequence genome has a window encoding:
- the LOC118783485 gene encoding vacuolar protein sorting-associated protein 37D-like: protein MTRMSHKRDPNSNPERFRILNTNELRDLLQDEETMDQIIRLSQKFQDLQVDREALLTSNRFLAEENLSQRPRLQNRKLLLAEKYQELEKLTTACQDKQSQLEACAQRRNPQVAHCLLQEEVAHAEQESEGLLEKFMAGGVSLEGFLESFQTSRKVYHIRRAQAEKIQEFSRPQWKLRNLHKAETKTSEQQDPPPPDGCAAQGPPRIFQLRYGLTPAIILPRVSRPSSQAPAHAACLPPLDSHVGKAPASGPSAPHPGPGPGQPVGLRVIGQISGWPARPVRLQQLCRQPNHHQPDPPYR, encoded by the exons ATGACCAGGATGTCCCACAAACGAGACCCAAACTCAAATCCGGAGCGGTTTAGGATCCTTAACACCAATGAGCTCCGGGATCTATTACAAGATGAAGAAACGATGGACCAGATCATCAGGCTCAGTCAGAAG TTCCAGGACCTGCAGGTGGACAGAGAAGCTCTGCTGACGTCCAACCGCTTCCTAGCAGAGGAGAATCTCTCTCAGAGGCCCCGCCTCCAGAACCGCAAGTTACTATTGGCTGAGAAGTaccaggagctggagaagctgaCCACTGCCTGCCAAGACAAGCAGAGTCAACTGG AGGCCTGTGCACAAAGGCGTAACCCCCAGGTGGCCCACTGCCTGCTCCAGGAAGAGGTGGCACATGCTGAGCAAGAATCTGAA GGTCTCCTTGAGAAGTTCATGGCAGGCGGCGTGTCCCTGGAGGGGTTCCTGGAGTCCTTCCAAACCAGCAGGAAGGTGTACCATATCCGCCGCGCTCAGGCCGAGAAGATCCAGGAGTTCTCCAGACCTCAGTGGAAACTCAGGAACCTCCATAAAGCCGAGACCAAGACATCCGAGCAGCAGGATCCTCCTCCTCCCGACGGCTGTGCCGCTCAGGGCCCACCACGCATCTTCCAGCTGCGCTACGGCCTCACCCCGGCCATCATTCTCCCCCGTGTTTCCCGcccctcctcccaggctccGGCCCatgctgcctgcctgcctccccTGGACAGCCATGTAGGAAAGGCCCCTGCTTCTGGGCCTAGTGCCCCCCATCCTGGCCCAGGCCCTGGCCAGCCAGTAGGCCTGAGAGTGATTGGACAGATCTCTGGCTGGCCTGCCAGGCCTGTGCGTTTACAGCAGCTCTGTAGGCAGCCCAATCACCACCAGCCGGACCCTCCATACCGATAA